The proteins below come from a single Corynebacterium cystitidis genomic window:
- a CDS encoding resuscitation-promoting factor Rpf1 domain-containing protein, with protein MGRHSRKTTAPQTKVLASTAAAVTAATLFAPPANAAPDSDWDRLAQCEAGGNWHINTGNGYHGGLQFSRSTWLAYGGGEFAPTADKATREQQIYVAEKTLAGQGWGAWPACSSRLGLDSAPNTNRPHPNAPKPAPAPAPAPVAAPAPVQQVREESPSDEAAVDALYALVRDNLAQYGLTIPAEVTAYYNANRSDFNAFYNANRTVIDAAVVGDVQQALKALQIQAPALPQI; from the coding sequence ATGGGACGCCACTCACGCAAGACCACCGCACCACAGACCAAGGTGCTTGCAAGCACCGCCGCAGCGGTGACCGCTGCGACTTTATTCGCACCACCCGCAAACGCTGCTCCAGACTCTGACTGGGACCGCCTAGCTCAGTGCGAAGCTGGTGGCAACTGGCACATCAATACCGGCAACGGTTACCACGGCGGCCTGCAGTTCTCCCGTTCCACCTGGTTGGCATACGGTGGCGGGGAGTTCGCTCCAACCGCAGACAAGGCAACCCGTGAGCAGCAGATCTACGTTGCAGAGAAGACCCTGGCCGGCCAGGGTTGGGGCGCTTGGCCAGCATGTTCCTCACGCCTTGGGCTGGACTCCGCACCGAACACCAATCGCCCACATCCAAACGCACCAAAGCCAGCTCCAGCACCTGCCCCGGCACCTGTTGCTGCCCCGGCACCAGTGCAGCAGGTTCGTGAGGAATCCCCTTCCGACGAGGCTGCAGTTGACGCACTGTACGCCTTGGTGCGCGACAACCTGGCACAGTACGGCTTGACCATCCCAGCTGAGGTCACCGCCTACTACAACGCCAACCGTTCTGATTTCAATGCGTTCTATAACGCCAATCGCACCGTCATCGACGCGGCGGTTGTCGGTGATGTGCAGCAGGCCCTCAAGGCCCTACAGATCCAGGCTCCTGCACTGCCACAAATCTAA
- a CDS encoding helicase-associated domain-containing protein: MANIMNASSTFPDFRTSIAQMSDDELAELLRARPDTSFPLPPGVNSLTARLVLPGSISRAVRTLTALEIAVLEVAGDLGAELEPVDIEAIVDRVPVNSALAEEAVARLRAAGLMFGTAGHVRVTPGALGALPAGWRMQDTAPDKVDELVAGLDRQQRAVLETLAASGSVGTTRDAAIDADPSRPVPRLLASGLLVRVNSTTVRLPRPVRDALRGQTSPAYPLAPSPRMSLEPTPNPRVDAAATAAGLEATRTMRRLIATLGRSPVALNKDGSVGVRALAGLSKELGVEACYVALLVAVGESAGIIGRGLIDDHTDGLAPTKDAPAWADARLADQWAIMLAGWLASPWQVEQLDQADEKGNPIRLLSGAMHTPAARGIRSLILTQFTRVAGHGLSRDEAVEDLSFTSPVVASGISGAVFDSVLSQAFVVGALAEAATSDATGWSASSALAALLDDGGDVAAATANLVPAEVSIVIPQADMTILAPGPLAPELQRVIESFTELESYGLASVFRVTEASVRAAFDAGRTPDELVGWLHEHSPGGVPQPMEFLIRDAARGYGQLQAGEAMSYVRSDDPALISQAAASLSDVLTLIAPQAAVSSLPLTALVSRLRNVGLHPTAEGADGATLAMAPEPVLVSATPSTLPKNTRVDEAHIAAAVAAIRAADAEGADDPATAQTTESAEADHVAVLQAAARGGRPVAIGYVNKNGKGQQITVTPLSVSAGQVDAINEKTGAVVRIALPRVTRVVLE; the protein is encoded by the coding sequence ATGGCGAACATCATGAACGCTTCCTCCACCTTCCCCGATTTCCGCACGTCAATTGCACAAATGAGCGATGACGAGCTGGCCGAGCTCCTCCGCGCACGCCCAGATACATCCTTTCCATTACCCCCAGGTGTGAACTCGTTGACCGCGCGTCTAGTGCTGCCAGGCTCGATCTCCCGCGCGGTGCGCACGTTGACGGCGCTGGAGATCGCCGTTCTAGAGGTGGCCGGTGACCTGGGCGCGGAGCTAGAGCCCGTGGATATCGAGGCGATTGTGGACCGCGTTCCGGTCAACTCCGCCTTGGCCGAGGAGGCTGTGGCGCGGCTTCGTGCGGCGGGACTGATGTTCGGCACTGCTGGCCACGTGCGGGTGACACCCGGCGCGCTCGGCGCGTTACCCGCAGGGTGGCGGATGCAAGACACCGCGCCGGACAAGGTTGATGAGCTGGTGGCGGGGCTTGACCGCCAGCAGCGCGCGGTGTTGGAGACTTTGGCCGCGTCCGGCTCCGTCGGTACCACCCGCGACGCGGCTATTGACGCTGATCCATCCCGTCCGGTTCCTCGTTTGTTAGCATCCGGCCTGCTGGTCCGCGTTAATTCCACTACAGTGCGGTTACCTCGCCCGGTCCGCGATGCGCTGCGTGGTCAGACCTCCCCGGCATATCCTCTTGCCCCGTCTCCGCGCATGTCACTCGAGCCGACCCCTAACCCGCGTGTCGACGCCGCCGCCACCGCTGCGGGCTTGGAGGCCACGCGGACGATGCGCCGCCTCATTGCTACGCTGGGCCGTTCCCCGGTTGCTCTGAATAAGGACGGTTCGGTTGGGGTGCGGGCGCTGGCGGGCCTGTCCAAAGAGCTTGGTGTCGAGGCGTGCTACGTGGCATTACTGGTCGCCGTGGGCGAATCCGCTGGCATCATCGGGCGCGGGCTTATCGACGATCACACCGACGGTCTCGCCCCTACTAAGGACGCTCCCGCCTGGGCTGATGCCCGTCTTGCCGATCAGTGGGCAATTATGTTGGCGGGTTGGTTAGCCTCACCCTGGCAGGTGGAGCAGTTGGACCAGGCCGATGAGAAGGGCAACCCGATTCGCTTGCTTTCCGGCGCCATGCATACGCCTGCTGCGCGCGGAATCCGTTCTCTCATTTTGACCCAGTTCACCCGTGTCGCGGGCCATGGCCTAAGCCGCGATGAGGCCGTCGAGGACCTCAGTTTCACTAGCCCCGTGGTGGCCTCGGGGATTTCCGGTGCGGTGTTTGACTCTGTGCTGAGCCAGGCATTTGTGGTGGGTGCGCTCGCGGAGGCTGCTACAAGCGACGCGACCGGCTGGTCCGCCAGTTCGGCCCTAGCCGCCTTGCTAGACGACGGCGGCGATGTCGCTGCGGCAACTGCCAATCTCGTGCCCGCGGAAGTATCAATAGTGATCCCCCAGGCCGACATGACTATTCTGGCCCCCGGCCCCCTCGCCCCAGAGTTACAGCGCGTCATCGAGTCATTCACCGAGCTTGAATCTTACGGTTTAGCCAGCGTGTTTCGGGTGACCGAGGCCTCCGTTCGCGCGGCTTTCGATGCGGGCCGCACACCGGACGAGCTTGTGGGGTGGCTGCACGAACACTCGCCTGGTGGAGTTCCACAACCGATGGAATTTCTTATCCGCGATGCCGCCCGCGGGTATGGTCAGCTGCAAGCAGGCGAGGCGATGAGTTACGTGCGCAGCGATGATCCGGCGTTGATCTCGCAGGCGGCGGCGTCGTTAAGCGATGTGCTCACGCTGATCGCTCCGCAAGCAGCTGTCTCAAGCCTTCCTCTGACCGCGCTGGTCTCCCGGCTGCGTAACGTCGGCCTCCATCCCACTGCGGAAGGTGCCGACGGGGCGACTCTTGCGATGGCCCCCGAGCCAGTTCTCGTCAGCGCGACGCCGTCGACTTTGCCGAAGAATACGCGTGTCGACGAGGCTCATATTGCAGCTGCTGTCGCCGCTATCCGGGCGGCAGACGCAGAAGGGGCCGACGATCCTGCAACGGCTCAAACCACAGAGAGCGCAGAGGCTGACCATGTCGCTGTACTTCAAGCAGCAGCCCGGGGCGGGAGGCCCGTAGCTATCGGTTACGTGAATAAGAATGGAAAGGGCCAGCAGATCACAGTGACACCTTTGTCGGTGTCTGCAGGCCAAGTTGATGCGATTAATGAGAAGACCGGGGCGGTTGTGCGCATAGCGCTACCCCGCGTCACCCGCGTTGTCCTGGAATAA
- a CDS encoding TetR/AcrR family transcriptional regulator: protein MPAAREEKKAETRARLMRETVKLVLIHGTEGTTVADVASAVGVSARTFHNYFPSREAALEEFVTIRAAAFKEELEKAPANNSLLDTVEAIVLDSFCGTDNHSVDNIVSAFRISTALESLHGARTCTKCFPTLDSPEATIALYGLLAIAWAAVDAYQQLPEPRAPADGEQLLRDAFNTARRLANVHV from the coding sequence ATGCCTGCGGCACGCGAAGAGAAGAAAGCAGAAACACGCGCTCGCCTCATGCGCGAAACCGTCAAACTTGTCCTCATACACGGCACCGAAGGCACCACTGTCGCCGATGTCGCCTCCGCAGTGGGAGTATCAGCACGGACGTTCCACAACTACTTCCCCTCCCGGGAAGCTGCGCTCGAAGAGTTCGTCACTATTCGCGCCGCCGCCTTCAAGGAAGAACTGGAAAAAGCTCCTGCCAACAACAGCCTGTTAGACACTGTCGAAGCGATCGTCCTCGATTCTTTCTGCGGCACCGACAACCACAGCGTGGACAATATCGTGTCCGCGTTCCGCATCAGCACCGCCCTCGAATCACTCCATGGTGCACGCACCTGCACCAAGTGCTTCCCCACGCTTGACAGCCCCGAAGCAACCATCGCACTCTACGGCCTCCTTGCCATCGCGTGGGCCGCCGTCGACGCTTACCAACAGCTCCCCGAACCCCGCGCCCCCGCCGACGGCGAGCAGCTACTACGCGACGCCTTCAACACCGCGCGCCGCCTCGCCAACGTCCACGTGTAA
- a CDS encoding ATP-binding cassette domain-containing protein — protein sequence MITGLLGVNGSGKTTHLRSLHKDRPGHFLPDYPTIPVELSALELLHRIGKMLKLPDAHQRAHLLCETLRIHGGTDKAVSTYSAGNYKKTAFATLLIDKPKFLYLDEPFETVDIISKKTMLDIIIQLSEGGADIILTTQDVDLCQQFDYVKIFSKLEIVAEGKPSTVLGKNPLKSFLDLAGAQYPAISLNWLR from the coding sequence ATGATCACTGGACTGCTTGGAGTTAACGGATCAGGAAAGACCACGCACCTTCGGTCGCTCCACAAAGATCGCCCTGGCCATTTTCTCCCCGACTACCCCACTATTCCTGTGGAGTTGAGTGCCTTGGAACTGCTCCATCGGATTGGGAAAATGTTGAAGCTTCCCGATGCTCACCAGCGCGCCCACCTATTGTGCGAGACTCTCCGGATTCACGGTGGAACAGACAAGGCTGTCTCTACGTACTCCGCCGGAAATTATAAAAAGACTGCCTTTGCCACATTATTGATTGACAAGCCCAAGTTCCTCTACCTCGACGAACCGTTTGAGACTGTTGATATCATTTCCAAGAAAACCATGCTCGACATTATTATTCAACTGAGTGAAGGTGGCGCTGACATCATCTTAACCACGCAAGATGTCGATCTATGTCAACAGTTTGACTACGTTAAAATTTTTTCCAAGCTGGAAATAGTGGCGGAAGGAAAACCAAGTACTGTTCTCGGGAAAAACCCTTTAAAGAGTTTTCTAGATCTCGCCGGTGCGCAATACCCCGCGATTTCCCTTAATTGGTTACGCTAA
- a CDS encoding ABC transporter ATP-binding protein: MIEIRNLTKTFGDNRALDGMSFTVHPGEIYGFVGSNGAGKSTTMRIALGVLSCDSGEVLLDGHELNDDTRRRIGYMPEERGLYGKERILSQLVFLGMLHGMPRDEAESSGRKLLERLGLGERMGDKLDDLSLGNQQRVQLAASLIHDPDVLILDEPFSGLDPVAVQVMSEMLIERAARGVPVVFSSHQLDLVQRLCHRVGIVAHGRMVAEGTVDKLRTRGPVRYSVGTRARGWYPTGTTLIDEHPSGVVLAVNGGEAENDVDSTSSTNTVSDQDILRAALAAGPVHSFQRVLPDLNDLFKEVVSS; this comes from the coding sequence ATGATTGAAATCCGCAACTTGACCAAAACCTTCGGTGATAACCGCGCCCTCGACGGGATGAGCTTCACTGTCCACCCCGGCGAGATCTACGGTTTTGTCGGCTCCAACGGTGCTGGCAAGTCCACGACGATGCGGATCGCACTCGGCGTTCTTTCATGCGATTCGGGCGAAGTGCTGCTTGACGGGCATGAGCTTAACGACGATACTCGCCGCCGCATCGGCTACATGCCAGAGGAACGCGGTCTCTATGGGAAGGAGAGGATTCTTTCCCAGCTGGTGTTTCTGGGGATGCTGCACGGAATGCCTCGCGATGAGGCTGAATCGAGTGGCCGTAAGCTGCTGGAACGTCTCGGACTTGGTGAGCGCATGGGCGACAAGCTTGATGATCTCTCCCTGGGAAACCAGCAGCGCGTGCAGTTGGCAGCATCGCTCATCCACGACCCGGACGTGCTCATTCTTGATGAGCCGTTTTCCGGCCTCGACCCGGTTGCCGTCCAAGTGATGAGCGAGATGCTCATCGAGCGCGCCGCTCGTGGTGTCCCCGTGGTGTTTTCTTCCCACCAGCTCGACTTGGTGCAGCGCCTCTGCCATCGCGTGGGCATCGTCGCCCACGGCCGCATGGTTGCTGAAGGCACCGTCGACAAGCTACGCACTCGTGGCCCTGTCCGTTACTCCGTGGGCACCCGCGCCCGCGGCTGGTACCCCACCGGCACAACACTTATCGACGAACACCCCAGTGGCGTGGTCCTCGCAGTAAACGGCGGGGAAGCCGAAAACGACGTGGATTCTACCAGCAGCACCAACACCGTGTCCGACCAAGATATTCTGCGGGCTGCTTTGGCTGCAGGGCCTGTGCATTCCTTCCAGCGCGTACTCCCCGACCTCAACGACCTATTCAAGGAGGTTGTCTCCTCATGA
- a CDS encoding ABC transporter permease — translation MSTYSPAQTIRTVLQREIQVALRTKGITVTMCILLVLLVAGPFLISWLNDRDKSAPEVAVVGLPVSAFEDSELDATAATNRDEAERLVLDGDVDSAIVPSDIGWDVLSDGAPSPTIMSAVGAIVGKHATTSALDTLGVAPEEFAAAMGPVELNTVDLSSGEGDTDTMASLITALAGIMIVVFTVMLFGANIGGRVTEEKASRVVEIILAAVRPLAFLTGKIVGNAIFGFLATTVLIGVGAGAMVASGLTDGVTIDWSIVPILLMAWLLGMLFFGSLYAAAGAMVQRTEDLQSTQMPALLLVMAAMYVPLFGWTATDATWMQVFSWIPPFSIFAAPVTYAAGDFSLGQLMASFGIATLAVVVVIWLVARIYRASILNNGSKMGWVQALRAG, via the coding sequence ATGAGCACCTACTCCCCGGCGCAGACTATTCGCACAGTTCTCCAGCGCGAGATCCAGGTGGCGTTGCGTACCAAAGGTATTACAGTGACCATGTGCATCCTTCTGGTCCTCCTCGTGGCCGGCCCGTTCCTGATCTCCTGGCTGAATGATCGTGATAAATCCGCCCCCGAGGTCGCCGTCGTCGGACTGCCAGTCTCTGCTTTCGAGGACTCTGAGCTCGACGCCACCGCCGCCACCAACCGTGACGAAGCTGAACGCCTCGTGCTTGACGGTGATGTCGATTCCGCAATCGTACCTTCTGACATTGGCTGGGATGTGCTATCCGACGGCGCACCCTCGCCCACCATCATGAGTGCGGTAGGTGCGATCGTCGGCAAGCACGCGACAACTAGTGCGCTGGACACACTCGGCGTGGCACCAGAGGAGTTTGCTGCAGCCATGGGGCCAGTGGAACTGAATACGGTCGATCTCTCATCGGGCGAAGGCGATACCGACACCATGGCATCGCTAATTACGGCGCTGGCAGGCATCATGATTGTCGTGTTCACCGTTATGCTGTTCGGCGCTAACATCGGGGGGCGCGTAACCGAGGAGAAAGCTTCCCGCGTTGTAGAAATCATCCTTGCTGCGGTACGCCCGCTGGCATTTCTAACAGGCAAAATTGTGGGCAATGCAATCTTCGGTTTCCTCGCCACTACCGTACTCATCGGTGTGGGAGCTGGTGCCATGGTCGCCTCTGGACTTACAGACGGAGTCACCATCGACTGGTCGATCGTCCCTATCCTGCTTATGGCCTGGCTGTTGGGGATGCTGTTCTTCGGATCGCTCTACGCCGCAGCAGGTGCGATGGTTCAACGTACTGAGGATCTGCAGTCCACCCAGATGCCAGCACTTCTGCTGGTCATGGCAGCAATGTACGTGCCACTGTTCGGCTGGACAGCCACCGATGCAACCTGGATGCAGGTGTTTTCCTGGATTCCCCCATTTTCCATCTTCGCCGCACCTGTCACTTATGCAGCTGGCGACTTCTCCCTTGGCCAATTGATGGCGTCGTTTGGAATCGCGACGCTGGCCGTGGTGGTAGTTATCTGGCTGGTCGCGCGCATCTACCGCGCTTCGATTCTCAATAACGGTAGCAAGATGGGCTGGGTGCAGGCGTTGCGGGCTGGGTAA
- a CDS encoding DNA repair helicase XPB, with translation MALGDGPLIVQSDKTVLLEVDHPQAGLARLALAPFAELERAPEHIHTYRITPLALWNARAAGHDAEQAVDVLERYSRFPVPQSLLVDVAETMARYGRVRLLKHPAHGLVLESDEAPIIEEITRHKKIKPMLGTRIDDHTIPVHPSERGRIKQELTKIGWPADDQAGYVDGESHPIALVTAGNGQEEWELRDYQQYAAESFWEGGSGVVVLPCGAGKTIVGAASMAQAQTTTLILVTNTVAGRQWRNELLKRTSLTPEEIGEYSGEKKEIRPVTIATYQVVTRKTKGEYRALELFDSRDWGLIIYDEVHLLPAPVFRMSADLQSRRRLGLTATLVREDGREDDVFSLIGPKRYDAPWKELEAAGYIATAECVEVRTTMNDAERMVYATAETRERYRIAATSEAKLRVVDKLLARHAGQQTLIIGAYLEQLEEIAARIDAALITGSTSNRQREQAFDAFRRGELQTLVVSKVANFSIDLPEAAVAIQVSGTFGSRQEEAQRLGRLLRPKQDGAEAHFYTVVSRDTLDAEYALHRQRFLAEQGYAYRLVDASDL, from the coding sequence ATGGCACTCGGCGACGGCCCCCTCATTGTCCAATCAGATAAGACTGTTCTGCTTGAGGTGGACCACCCGCAGGCTGGGCTGGCGCGTCTGGCGTTGGCCCCGTTCGCCGAGCTAGAGCGCGCCCCGGAACACATCCACACCTACCGGATTACTCCGCTGGCCTTGTGGAATGCGCGCGCCGCTGGCCATGACGCGGAGCAGGCGGTCGACGTTTTGGAGCGGTATTCGCGTTTCCCGGTCCCGCAGTCGTTGCTTGTCGATGTCGCCGAGACCATGGCCCGCTACGGCCGGGTCCGCTTGCTCAAGCACCCGGCGCACGGTCTAGTGCTTGAGTCCGATGAGGCGCCGATCATCGAGGAGATCACCCGGCACAAGAAGATTAAGCCGATGCTGGGCACGCGTATCGACGATCACACCATCCCGGTGCACCCCTCGGAACGCGGCCGGATTAAGCAGGAGCTGACTAAAATTGGGTGGCCTGCCGACGACCAAGCAGGCTACGTTGATGGCGAGTCCCACCCGATTGCCCTTGTGACTGCGGGAAATGGCCAGGAGGAGTGGGAGCTGCGTGATTATCAGCAGTATGCCGCCGAGTCTTTCTGGGAGGGTGGGTCTGGCGTGGTGGTCCTGCCGTGTGGCGCGGGTAAAACGATTGTGGGGGCGGCGTCTATGGCGCAGGCCCAGACCACTACGCTAATCCTGGTCACCAATACTGTTGCGGGCCGCCAGTGGCGCAACGAGCTGCTTAAGCGCACTAGCCTCACTCCGGAAGAAATCGGCGAGTATTCCGGGGAGAAGAAGGAAATCCGCCCGGTCACTATCGCCACGTATCAGGTGGTCACGCGTAAGACGAAGGGTGAGTACCGCGCCCTTGAGCTGTTCGATTCCCGCGATTGGGGCTTAATCATTTACGACGAAGTCCACCTCCTACCGGCGCCTGTTTTTCGCATGTCGGCAGACCTCCAGTCGCGACGCCGCCTGGGGCTGACAGCAACTTTGGTGCGCGAGGATGGCCGCGAGGACGACGTCTTCAGCCTGATCGGCCCGAAGCGTTACGACGCCCCATGGAAAGAACTCGAGGCCGCAGGCTATATCGCCACCGCCGAGTGCGTGGAGGTGCGCACCACCATGAACGATGCAGAAAGGATGGTGTATGCCACTGCGGAGACCCGCGAGCGTTATCGCATCGCGGCGACCAGTGAGGCGAAACTGCGCGTCGTCGATAAGCTCCTTGCACGTCATGCCGGGCAACAGACCCTGATCATTGGCGCGTACCTGGAGCAGTTGGAAGAGATCGCCGCGCGTATCGACGCTGCCTTGATTACCGGCTCCACAAGCAATAGGCAGCGGGAGCAGGCCTTTGACGCTTTTCGACGTGGCGAGCTGCAAACATTAGTGGTGTCTAAGGTGGCGAACTTCTCCATTGACCTGCCGGAAGCTGCGGTGGCGATCCAGGTTTCCGGAACTTTCGGCTCGCGCCAGGAAGAGGCTCAGCGACTGGGCCGCCTTCTGCGCCCAAAGCAGGACGGAGCCGAGGCGCACTTCTACACGGTAGTCTCACGCGATACGTTGGATGCGGAGTACGCGCTGCATCGCCAGCGGTTCTTGGCGGAACAGGGGTATGCCTACCGCTTGGTGGATGCGTCCGACCTGTAG
- a CDS encoding DUF3239 domain-containing protein, which yields MKIFKFQVDEPFAKKNNEMLKDTKRLVVSGISLFVICEVVAVLIWLFVSPESPWRLLGALGLGLFGVMMLIVAVAVPRSVGTAQSLYDRYPLAPAVIAEVNPRDFVLLSLVNTNVDPELPPRWGAATRTVSHINGIGEPKVGTKIPVAAVQGQRASGDKEYWQEISPMPIAWGTPNQDIVTEARKAIPQEQWAKLDKARKRFDEVKATPHNLLVL from the coding sequence ATGAAGATTTTCAAGTTTCAGGTCGATGAGCCCTTTGCGAAGAAAAACAATGAGATGCTCAAGGACACCAAACGGCTGGTGGTCTCCGGTATTTCACTGTTTGTTATTTGCGAGGTTGTGGCGGTACTGATCTGGCTGTTCGTGTCTCCGGAGTCGCCGTGGCGGCTGCTTGGTGCCCTGGGGCTTGGCCTGTTCGGGGTGATGATGTTGATTGTGGCGGTCGCCGTGCCACGCTCGGTAGGTACCGCACAGAGCTTGTATGACCGTTACCCGCTGGCCCCTGCTGTGATCGCAGAGGTCAACCCCCGGGACTTTGTGCTGCTCAGCTTAGTCAACACCAACGTGGACCCAGAGCTTCCGCCCCGTTGGGGTGCAGCTACGCGCACCGTCAGCCACATCAATGGCATCGGGGAGCCCAAAGTGGGCACCAAGATCCCTGTGGCCGCAGTCCAGGGCCAGCGCGCCAGCGGCGACAAGGAATACTGGCAGGAGATCTCCCCCATGCCGATTGCGTGGGGCACCCCTAACCAAGACATTGTCACTGAGGCACGCAAAGCCATCCCACAGGAACAATGGGCCAAGCTGGATAAGGCCCGAAAGCGTTTCGACGAAGTCAAAGCCACTCCACACAACCTGCTCGTGTTGTAA
- a CDS encoding iron ABC transporter ATP-binding protein — MITLTNVRKDYNADVAIGPVDLEIPAGGITALIGPNGAGKSTLLTIIGRLLSLDSGTVTVAQHDISSTKSKDLAKIISILRQENHFVTKLTVRQLVGFGRFPYSGGRLTIEDEEIISRYIDFLNLTDLENRYLDQLSGGQRQRAYVAMVLCQETDYVLLDEPLNNLDMAHSVQMMRHVKQAAEKFGRTIIVVLHDINFAARYADYVCAVKDGQIVAFGEPDEVMKSDKLTDIFNTPVKVINGPDGLLAVYH, encoded by the coding sequence GTGATTACTCTGACTAATGTTCGCAAGGACTATAACGCTGATGTGGCCATCGGCCCTGTCGATTTGGAGATCCCGGCCGGCGGTATTACGGCACTGATCGGGCCCAACGGCGCGGGTAAGTCAACCCTGCTGACGATCATTGGCCGGTTGTTGTCGCTGGACTCAGGTACCGTGACCGTCGCGCAGCACGATATCTCCAGCACCAAGTCCAAAGATTTAGCCAAGATAATCTCGATCCTGCGGCAGGAGAATCATTTTGTTACGAAGCTGACTGTCCGCCAGCTTGTCGGTTTCGGCCGATTTCCGTATTCCGGGGGCCGGTTGACTATTGAGGACGAGGAGATCATTTCTCGGTATATTGACTTTTTGAATTTAACTGACCTGGAAAATCGTTACCTTGATCAGCTCTCCGGTGGGCAGCGGCAGCGCGCCTACGTGGCGATGGTGTTGTGCCAGGAAACTGACTATGTTCTTCTCGACGAGCCCCTGAATAATTTGGACATGGCCCATTCTGTTCAGATGATGCGCCATGTGAAGCAAGCTGCAGAGAAATTTGGCCGCACCATCATCGTTGTACTTCACGACATTAATTTCGCCGCGCGTTACGCCGATTATGTGTGCGCGGTGAAGGATGGGCAGATTGTTGCCTTCGGTGAACCTGATGAAGTGATGAAAAGTGACAAGCTTACGGACATTTTTAACACTCCCGTCAAGGTGATCAATGGCCCGGACGGCCTTCTTGCCGTGTACCACTAG
- a CDS encoding iron chelate uptake ABC transporter family permease subunit, whose amino-acid sequence MTKTAYSTRASSSRAVGAFQNSFSRRRYWFIFLALSVAAALFTIGLLAYDNPMEFGTDGFWLIAERRLNSVIAMALVAICQGVATVAFQTVTNNRIITPSILGFEALYTLIHTSTVFFFGAAGLIAAYNLGMFVFQIAVMVVLSFLLYSWLLTRSSRNMHAMLLVGIVLGGGLGSVSTFMQRLLSPSEFDVLTARMFGSMNNADPTYYPVAIPLVLLVVGVLYARFSVLNVMSLGSETAANLGVIFKRNAVVTLLLVSVLMAVSTALVGPMTFLGFLVATLAYQCAETYDHRYVFPMAALLGYVVLTGAYFILNHVFYAQGVVGIIIELVGGITFLAVVLRKGRL is encoded by the coding sequence GTGACTAAAACAGCATACTCAACGAGGGCTTCGTCGTCACGCGCTGTTGGTGCCTTCCAAAATAGTTTTTCCCGGCGCCGCTACTGGTTCATTTTCTTAGCGCTGAGTGTCGCTGCGGCGCTCTTTACTATCGGGTTACTGGCCTATGACAACCCGATGGAATTCGGAACTGACGGGTTTTGGCTCATTGCGGAGCGCCGCCTGAACTCGGTGATCGCGATGGCACTCGTAGCAATCTGTCAAGGTGTTGCAACGGTAGCTTTTCAGACGGTGACCAATAATCGGATCATCACTCCGTCAATTTTGGGTTTTGAGGCGCTTTACACTCTGATTCACACATCTACTGTGTTTTTCTTCGGCGCAGCGGGCCTGATTGCGGCCTACAACCTGGGCATGTTCGTGTTCCAGATTGCGGTGATGGTTGTCTTGTCGTTCCTGCTGTACTCGTGGCTGCTGACGCGGTCTTCGCGCAATATGCACGCCATGCTGCTAGTCGGCATTGTGCTGGGCGGTGGCCTGGGTTCTGTATCCACGTTCATGCAGCGATTGTTGTCGCCGAGCGAGTTTGACGTACTGACAGCGCGCATGTTCGGCTCGATGAATAACGCGGACCCGACGTATTATCCGGTAGCGATTCCATTGGTGTTGCTCGTCGTCGGGGTTTTGTATGCCCGTTTTAGTGTCTTAAATGTGATGTCGCTTGGCTCCGAAACTGCTGCAAACCTAGGCGTGATCTTCAAGCGTAACGCTGTTGTGACGTTGTTGCTTGTCAGTGTGTTGATGGCAGTGTCCACGGCACTAGTGGGGCCGATGACGTTCCTCGGGTTCTTAGTGGCAACTCTGGCGTATCAATGTGCGGAGACCTATGATCACCGCTATGTGTTCCCCATGGCCGCCTTGCTGGGTTATGTCGTCTTAACTGGCGCTTACTTCATCTTGAACCATGTGTTTTATGCGCAAGGTGTCGTCGGCATCATCATCGAGTTGGTAGGTGGAATTACCTTCCTGGCTGTCGTACTGAGAAAGGGACGCTTGTGA